Part of the Acidobacteriota bacterium genome, AGCGCTGCGGATTTGGCCTGTTCGAGTCGCGTGCCCTTACGCATGGTGTTCGAGGCATCCAGCACCAGGGCCAAACGCAGCGGTTTGCCGACCGAACTGAAGCGAGAGATCGACTGTTTGATGTTGTTCTCGTAGATCTCGAAGTCGTCACGACCCAGGTTCGGAACGTAGCTTCCGCGTTTGCTCCGAATGATCGGGAACACGTTGACGAGGTCGACCTCTTCTTCCTGGTTGATTCTCAGTTGGGAGGTCCGGATCGACGTGGATTCGCTGGTCCCGTCGGACCAGAAGACGGTGGCGACGACTCGATTACCGCGACTACCGTCCCCGGCATCGAACGACGTCTTCCACGGCGCTGCCGTCATCGTCGTGACCAGCTCGTCGTTGACCCGAATCTCGATCCGCTCGACGCTGCGTCCGCCGGCGTTGGACGGAGCCACCTCGACCCGCGTGTCGCCAATGGCGAACGAGAGGTTGCGCGGACTCACGATCGCGATGTCGGCCCAGGCGTGGCCGGCCATGAGAGCCAGCAGGACGGAGCCGAAAAGCGTGATCCATCGTCGTCGCCGAGGTTCGACAGATTGGGGCACAGCAGACATGAAGCCATGCTACGCAACACGGACGTATGTGCCAAGTTGCCCGGGCTTCGACTGCGGTAAGCCTACTGCGGGCCGGATACCGCAGTCGTCGCGGGGGGGGCCGAACCGCGAGTTCCAAATCGTGTCAGCAACACCAACCCCAACGCAGGAATCTCCAGGAACACCCAGCTGAACAGTCCTGCCAGGAGGCTGAACAGGAGGCCGGGTACTCCGAGCCACAGGGGAGCGAGCATCAGGATTGCATAGGGAACGAAACCGACAAAGGTCGCCGCCATCACCGAAAGGTCCCGTCCGAAACTTCGTCCGATTCGGTGCCCGACGGCCCAGAGAACGGCGCAGACGCCCAACCACTTGGTCACACGGAAGAGGGCGAACCCCAGTGGGAGTCCGATGACCGTGACCGAGAGCAGCGTAAGGAGGACCATCACGCCCAGGTAACCGAGTAGACCCACGAAGAACGCGGTCCCGTACCGAAGCGGCGCGACGGCGCCGATCGTACGCACGCGATCGGGGACGAGCGCGGCGATGAGTCCGATCACAAGGAAGATCAAGAACATCTTGATCAGTCTGAACCAACGGAAGACGAACGCGACGACGTGAACCGGTGACGGTAACCCGGAGACCCAGTCTCCCATTCCAAGATCGATCACGCCCTGCAGGTCGGCACCGGAGGCATCAACGGACCCCAGGATGTTGTAAACCTGTCGGTCGACGGTTGCGCCTCGGAGATCAAGATCCGAGAGCACGCCAACCACTTCTCCCTCGACGGTGCCGCTGATCGTGACCTTGCCGAAGACGACGACGATCTGATCTTCGAGCTCGCCCTCAAGCGTCAATTCACAACCGATACAGATTGCGGGGCCCTCGAGCACGGTGCCGGCGGGGATCGTCGTGGGCTTGGCGAATATGCTGACCCACGGACCTTCCTTGTACCGCTCGGGCGGTTCCTGTCCATAGGCGGCCAGGGTGCCGACGAAAACCACAACCAGGAACATCAGCAGTGCCGTGGGGCGTCGCATCAACCCTCCTCTCCGGTGATCCGCGGTTGACGCAGATCCCGACCGATCACGAACAGAACAACGCCGGTCATCATCATGTAGGCCGTTGTGACGAGCGCCGGAATTGCCGGTGTCATCGTTCGTAACCAACGAAACAGTCGCTCAAGTGGTTCGACGAGAGTTCCGAGGAGAACGAACGGGACTTCCAGCACGGTCACGACCGCACGCCAGACACTTGCTAGCAGGATCCCGCCCACTTCGAGAAGTCCGGCCCCCGTTCGGGCGGCCTCGACGGCCTGCGGGAGAGACTGCGCCAGCGCGGCCACCAGAACGACCGAGCCCACCATCGCGACGACGGAGAGCCCGCCCAGTTCCCGCCAGGGCAATCCGTGTCGGGAGGCGGTGGGGCTTGCGGGCAATTGGCCAAGCACCGCTTGACGCACGTCGACCGATCTCAGGACTTGGTCCTCCGCGGTGGTCGAGGTTCGAAGCGTCGCAAGCTCCGTCGCGATTCTCGCCTCTGCCGTTCTGTCATGGTGGCACTTCGCGCAACGAGCGAGATGGGACTCGAGGCGCTGCCGCGAACGGTCCGAGAGTCGGCCCGCTCGGGCCTCGCTGAACGCCAGACGCGCACGGCGGTGATTCATGTGAGCTCGCCGAAGTACTCGGGGTGGCGTCGGCTGAGACGTACGCGTAGTGCATCGCGGCCCCGCATGAGGCGGGTCTTGATCGTGCCTTCCGGTAGGCCCAACATCGTTGCCGCCTCCTTCACGCTCATGCCCTCAATGTAGACGAGAAAGACCACTTCGCGGAAATGAGGCGAGAGGGTCTGGAGCGCGGCGTGGAGCAGCCGACGTCGCTCAACCGATTCGATCTCATCCGCAGGGCCAGGGGCCGCGGACTCGACGTCGGACGGAAGCTCTTCCTGTGCGGGGTCGCGACGTTGTCGACGGGATCGATCGATGACGTGATTAACGGCCAAACGGTAGAGCCAGGTAGAGAACGCGTGGTTCGGCTGGAACTGCTCGAGTCGGGAGTAGGTCTTGAGGAAGACCTCGCTGACCACGTCGTCGATCGCCGACGGTGGCGTTCCGTAGCGCCACGCAACCGAAGCGACCAACCGTTGGTAGTGACCGACCAGCGTCCCGAAGGCATCGTGATCTCCCTGCCGTACCCGTTCGACGAGCCGATGGTCACGCGCTGTGCGGTCCGTCATGCTCGCCCCTCGCGGGATGGAACGCTGCCTCGGGCTCCCGGGTTCCACGAATTTGGTCTCAAGTCGCGTTCCGGTCAGGCTACTATAGGCGCCAGCCTACCTTTCTGGACCGGCTGAGGAGGATTCATGGCCGCCGCCAGCCGACGTACAAAGTATCGCCTTTCCGCGGACCGCGTCCGTTGGCGCTGCGACCCCAAGATGTTCTCGTTCCGAACGACCAAGGAACTGGACGACAAGCCCATTCAGATTATCGGCCAGCGCCGGGCTCAGGATGCCCTGGCCGTCGGTCTCGCGGTTCACGGTGCCGGCTACAACGTCTTTGTTGCCGGCGATGTCGGAACCGGTCGTTCGACCATCGTTCGCCGATTGCTCAATGGGCTCTCGGGTGAGGACGTCGTCAACGAGGACATGGTCTTCGTTCATAACTTCATCGACCCCTCGGAGCCGGTCCTGTTGAGGTTCCCGGCCAGTATGGGCGCCGCCTTCCGACGGGCGATGGAACTACTGACGGATCGACTGTTCGAGGACCTGCCGGCACTGTTCGAGTCGGACACCTATCGGCAGCAGCGGGCCGCGATGGTCGAGGCCACGCGGGATCGACAGAAGAACCTCCTGAAAGAGTTCGAAAAGCATGTCGCTCGCTACGGATTCACCATGGTTCAGGTTCAGATCGGTACCCAGGTCATCCCTCAGCTCGTTCCGAAGATCGATGACGATCCCGTCGAGATGGATGAACTCGAGAAGCGGGTCGAGAGCGGTGGGTTTGACCCGGAAGAGTTTTCCCGACTGAAGGAACGACTTCCGGTCCTCCGTGCCGAACTCGAGGCGCTGGGCAAGACGCTGCGAAACGTCGATCGAGATATCCGACAACGTCTCCACGACCTCGACGGTCGCCTGGTCGACCCACTGCTACACCACGCGATCGGAGAGATCGCCGACCTATTCAGTGACATCGATGGACTCGTCTCTTACCTGGAGGGTGTCCATGAAGACCTGCTGGTCCATCTGGATGGAATCCGACGGGCCCACGAGGCCCAGGGTGAACATGAGGAGTCCCAGTTGGAGATGACGGCGATCCTGACTCGCTATCGGGTCAACGTGATCGTCGACAACAGCCAGCGCGAGGGACCCCCGATCATCTGGGAGAAGGCGCCATCCTATCGTAATCTCATCGGTCATATCGATGCGGATCGAGTCGGGGCAGGTGAGTGGGAGTCTGACCATACGATGATTCGGGTGGGCAGCTTGATCCGTGCCAACGGCGGCTGTCTGGTCGTGGATGCGATGGACCTACTTGCGGACCCGCCGCTCTGGGTCGCCGTGAAGCGCACGCTCCGTCATCGAGAGGTCACCGTGCAGCCGCAGGAGAGCCAATCTCCGTTCGCGAGTGTCTCGCTGAAACCTCAGCCGGTCGCGATCAGGGTCAAGGTGATCCTGCTGGGGACCCGCCAGATCTATCGCCTGCTGTCGGCTCTCGACGAGGACTTCAAGAAGATCTTCAAGATCAAGGCCGAGCTTTCCAGCGTGACCCCTCGCAGCGTCGGCGAGCTCCGCAACTACGCGCAATTTGTCCACAAGAAGGTGGGTGACGATGGGCTCCCGGAGTTCGATCGGAAGGCAGTGGCTGCAATCGCCGAACACGCGGTTCGGATGGCGGGCCACCAGGAGAAACTGACGACGCGCTTCAGTAAGATCGCCGACTTGATTCGCGAGTCCGGCTTCTGGGCCCGGAACGCGGGTTCAAGAGTCGTCCGCGAGAAACACGTCGACGAAGCCGTGACCAAGCAGATCGACCGGGTCAACCTACTGGATGACTACCTCAAGGAAAGTGTGGCCCGCGGTCAGCAGCTGTTGACTCTTGACGGGGAGGCGGTCGGTCAGATCAACGGACTTGCCGTGCTGGATGCCGGTGACCATGCCTTCGGGCAGCCCAGTCGAATCACGGTGACGACATCGGTCGGCAGGGGCGGCATCATCGACATTGAACGAGAGGCTCGCATGTCCGGGCGAACGCACACGAAGGGCGTGTTGATCCTTGGCGGATTCATGCGTCACCGGTTCGCGCGAGATCGTCCGTTGACGCTCAGCGCCTCCATCTGTTTCGAGCAGAACTACAACGGGATCGACGGTGACTCGGCTTCGTCGACGGAGTTGTACGCACTGCTCTCCAGTCTTTCCGGTGTTCCTCTGGATCAGGGGATCGCCGTGACAGGCTCGGTCAACCAGCGCGGAGAGATCCAGCCCATCGGTGGTGTCAACGAGAAGATCGAGGGGTACTACGAGGTCTGCGCTCAGGCCGGGCTGACCGGTCGCCAGGGGGTGTTGATCCCCCGTCGCAACTGTCAGCATCTGATGCTGGACAAGGCCGTCGTGGCTGCGATCCGCAAACGTCGCTTTCACGTCTGGAGTGTCAACTCCATCGAGGAAGGGCTTCAGGTCCTGACCGGCAAGGTGGCGGGAGTTCGAAGGGACGATGGAACGTTCCCACCGAAGAGCCTCTACGCGGCCGTCGACGCCGAGCTGACCCGTCTCGCGAAGATCGCCAAGGAGCAAAAGGCCTAGGCGTCAGTAGGACTTGGCGAAGTGGGCTCGCTTGTTGGAGACGCCGTCGCAGATCAGGCAGGTGCCGGCTTCTTCCGGCTGGTCTAACGCGATACAGCGAATCGTCGCCTTGGTTTCTTGCTGAATTCGGGCCTCGCATGCCGCGTCGCCGCACCAGTGAGCAAGCAGAAACCCGCCGGGATCCTCGATTGCGCGCTTGAACGCGTCGTAGTCCTCGACGGTCATGGTGGCTTCCTCGCGTCGCGCGAGTGCGGCGTCGAACAGCTCCTGTTGCAACGTGTCCAGCATCTGCACGACGGTTGCGCCGCAAGCCTCCCGATCGACGAAGCTCTTCTTTCGCTCGGTTCGGCGCGCCAGGGCGACCGAGTTCTTGGCCAGATCCTTGGGACCCAGCTCGACCCGTAGAGGCACACCGGCTAGCTCCCATTCGTGGTACTTGAAGCCCGGGCTCAGATGGTCTCGATCATCGAGATGGACACGAAGTCCGAGCGCTCGCAGCTCATCGGCGACCGATCGGGCGGCCTCGAGGATCGCATCCTTCGGGTCGTCACCGCGCCAGATCGGGATGACCACGACCTGGGTCGGAGCCACCTTCGGTGGAAGGACCAGACCGTCATCGTCACTGTGGGTCATGATCAGGGCGCCGATCATGCGTGTCGACATACCCCACGACGTGTTCCAGGCGTGGCTCCATGCCCCGTCCTCGTCCTGGTACTTCAGTTCGAAGACTTTCGAGAAATTCTGTCCGAGATTGTGGGATGTCGCCGCCTGCAACGCCTTTCGATCCTGCATCAAGGCCTCGATGCAATAGGTAGTCTCGGCGCCGGCGAATTTCTCGCTCTCCGTCTTGATGCCCTTGATGACCGGGATCGCCATCGTCTCCTCGGCAAACGTCGCGTAGACGTCCAGCATCTTCCGAGTCTCTTCCTCCGCCTCCTCTGCCGTCGCGTGCGCCGTGTGACCCTCCTGCCAGAGAAACTCCGTCGTGCGAAGGAACAGGCGGGTTCGCATTTCCCATCGAACCACATTGGCCCACTGGTTGATGAGGAGGGGAAGATCGCGGTAGGACTGAACCCACTTGGCAAACATGTGATAGATGATCGTCTCCGAGGTCGGCCTGACGATCAGTTCTTCTTCGAGTTTGCTGTCCGGATCGGGGACGAGGGTCACCTTGCCGTCGACGATCGTGGACTTGAGACGCGAGTGCGTGACGATCGCACATTCCTTGGCGAAGCCCTCGACATGCTCCGCCTCGCGGGCCAGGAACGACTTCGGAATGAACAGCGGAAAGTACGCGTTGCTGTGTCCCGTGGCCTTGAACATCCCGTCGAGCACCGATTGCATGTGTTCCCACACCGCGTAGCCGTGGGGTCGGATGACCATGCAGCCCTTGACCGGCGAGTAATCCGCCAGCTTGCCCTGGGTAACGAGGTCGGTATACCAGCGCGAGTAGTCCTCGGCGCGTGGTGTGATGTTCTTGGCCATCGTGGCTCCTGGGGGACGTGGTTACATGGACAACGAGCGAGGCATTATAGGATCGTCTCTTGATCGGGAGCGAGATAGAATCGTCCCATGATGACATCCCCCATGGAGTCGAGGTGCTCCGTCCCCGTCGGCCGCCTGTGGATCCTCCTGGCACTGGCCGTCACGATGGCCTGCCAATCACCCTCGGGGCAGGCGGAAGACGTTCTCGGGCGATACTTCCGTGCCGTGCAGGATGGGGATCTGGCCGAGCTGCGCTGCCTCATCGACCCCGGTCGGGTCGGGCCGGAATCGACGGCCCTGACCGGCGTGACCGGCGAGGAGGAATGGGTTCGGATCTATCTCATGGGGCAGATCGAGGTCTACGAGCGCGGAAAGGAGATCGGGTACGTGCCACTCGAGGGGGATCCGGCTCGTACCGTGAAACTATTCTCGCTGGCACGCGGGGCCTATTACGACGTCCTCCGGGTTCAGCGCCGTGACGGCGAGCTCCATGTCACCACCGAGATCCGGTCAGCTTTCTCCCATATCGACTTGTCCGGCTTCACTCCGGGCACCACCTTGTACCTGGGAGGGGCTCCCGCCGGAAAGGTCGAGGCGGTGGTGGTGCCACGCTTCTCCGGAGATGTCAGCGTGAGCGTTCTCGATCGAATC contains:
- a CDS encoding zf-HC2 domain-containing protein, giving the protein MNHRRARLAFSEARAGRLSDRSRQRLESHLARCAKCHHDRTAEARIATELATLRTSTTAEDQVLRSVDVRQAVLGQLPASPTASRHGLPWRELGGLSVVAMVGSVVLVAALAQSLPQAVEAARTGAGLLEVGGILLASVWRAVVTVLEVPFVLLGTLVEPLERLFRWLRTMTPAIPALVTTAYMMMTGVVLFVIGRDLRQPRITGEEG
- a CDS encoding sigma-70 family RNA polymerase sigma factor: MTDRTARDHRLVERVRQGDHDAFGTLVGHYQRLVASVAWRYGTPPSAIDDVVSEVFLKTYSRLEQFQPNHAFSTWLYRLAVNHVIDRSRRQRRDPAQEELPSDVESAAPGPADEIESVERRRLLHAALQTLSPHFREVVFLVYIEGMSVKEAATMLGLPEGTIKTRLMRGRDALRVRLSRRHPEYFGELT
- a CDS encoding AAA family ATPase gives rise to the protein MAAASRRTKYRLSADRVRWRCDPKMFSFRTTKELDDKPIQIIGQRRAQDALAVGLAVHGAGYNVFVAGDVGTGRSTIVRRLLNGLSGEDVVNEDMVFVHNFIDPSEPVLLRFPASMGAAFRRAMELLTDRLFEDLPALFESDTYRQQRAAMVEATRDRQKNLLKEFEKHVARYGFTMVQVQIGTQVIPQLVPKIDDDPVEMDELEKRVESGGFDPEEFSRLKERLPVLRAELEALGKTLRNVDRDIRQRLHDLDGRLVDPLLHHAIGEIADLFSDIDGLVSYLEGVHEDLLVHLDGIRRAHEAQGEHEESQLEMTAILTRYRVNVIVDNSQREGPPIIWEKAPSYRNLIGHIDADRVGAGEWESDHTMIRVGSLIRANGGCLVVDAMDLLADPPLWVAVKRTLRHREVTVQPQESQSPFASVSLKPQPVAIRVKVILLGTRQIYRLLSALDEDFKKIFKIKAELSSVTPRSVGELRNYAQFVHKKVGDDGLPEFDRKAVAAIAEHAVRMAGHQEKLTTRFSKIADLIRESGFWARNAGSRVVREKHVDEAVTKQIDRVNLLDDYLKESVARGQQLLTLDGEAVGQINGLAVLDAGDHAFGQPSRITVTTSVGRGGIIDIEREARMSGRTHTKGVLILGGFMRHRFARDRPLTLSASICFEQNYNGIDGDSASSTELYALLSSLSGVPLDQGIAVTGSVNQRGEIQPIGGVNEKIEGYYEVCAQAGLTGRQGVLIPRRNCQHLMLDKAVVAAIRKRRFHVWSVNSIEEGLQVLTGKVAGVRRDDGTFPPKSLYAAVDAELTRLAKIAKEQKA
- the proS gene encoding proline--tRNA ligase, translated to MAKNITPRAEDYSRWYTDLVTQGKLADYSPVKGCMVIRPHGYAVWEHMQSVLDGMFKATGHSNAYFPLFIPKSFLAREAEHVEGFAKECAIVTHSRLKSTIVDGKVTLVPDPDSKLEEELIVRPTSETIIYHMFAKWVQSYRDLPLLINQWANVVRWEMRTRLFLRTTEFLWQEGHTAHATAEEAEEETRKMLDVYATFAEETMAIPVIKGIKTESEKFAGAETTYCIEALMQDRKALQAATSHNLGQNFSKVFELKYQDEDGAWSHAWNTSWGMSTRMIGALIMTHSDDDGLVLPPKVAPTQVVVIPIWRGDDPKDAILEAARSVADELRALGLRVHLDDRDHLSPGFKYHEWELAGVPLRVELGPKDLAKNSVALARRTERKKSFVDREACGATVVQMLDTLQQELFDAALARREEATMTVEDYDAFKRAIEDPGGFLLAHWCGDAACEARIQQETKATIRCIALDQPEEAGTCLICDGVSNKRAHFAKSY